The Misgurnus anguillicaudatus chromosome 12, ASM2758022v2, whole genome shotgun sequence region TAAAGTGCTCGATGTGAATGACAATCCGCCAATATTCTCGCAGTCGTCATATATCGTGTACATGAAGGAAAACAGTCCGCCGGGGGCTTCATTATTTTCTGTATCTGCGTCTGACATTGACCAAGATAAAAACGCTGCCCTCAGTTACGCCATTCTCGATTCAGGTTCAAATCATGTACCAGCATCATCCTATTTTTATATCAACTCTGAGAATGGGACTATTTACAGCATGAGCTCGTTTGATTATGAGAAAATGAAACTGTTCAGTGTTGTAGTACAGGCTAAAGATCATGGGTCTCCATCTCTAAGTGGCAACGCTACGGTGCATGTTTTTATTCTGGACCAAAACGATAATGTGCCCGCTATTATTTACCCCTCCATAGTAACGGGGTCTGTCTCACATCAGAAGATGCCCCGTTCTGCTAAAGCAGGACATCTTGTTACTAAGGTAACAGCAGTGGACGCTGACTCGGGTCATAACGCCTGGATTTTCTACAGGCTCGCGGAGGCCACGGACGCTTCTCTGTTTAATGTAAATTTACATACAGGAGAGGTGAGGACTAAACGCTCTGTTACAGAGCAGGATGACTCCTCTCAGAGACTGGTAATTGAGATAAAGGATAATGGAGAGCCAATCCAGTCCACCACAGTTACAGTGGATATATTACTAGAGGACGGGTTTCATGAGCCCATTTCAGACTATCGTAAGATCAGACCAGAAGCAGACAAGAAAACTGGCAAAATCACGTTATATCTGATCATCTCGTTGGCTTCTGTGTCTTTGTTGTGTCTGATGACATTTTttatcttactggtaaaatgCGCACGAGGCAGTAGTGGCAGCTCAAGCTGCTGTATTAGGAGATCCAATTCTGGATATACGAATCCCAACAGAAACCTACAGATCCAGCTCAACACTGACGGGCCCATTAAATATGTGGAGGTTCTGGGAGGAGACATGATGTCTCAGAGTCAATCTTTTGGATCCTATCTTTCTCCAATGTCAGAATTCAGTGATTTCACATTAGTTAAGCCTAGCAGCACTACAAACTTCACCGACACGCTAAACGTGCTTGATGCGTCATTACCAGACAGCGCGTGGACGTTTGAGAGCCAACAGGTGAGATACAGAACagtattttattaatttcacatACTTGGATGTGGTCGCTGTTTTCTGTTTTCCGATCTTCATTCTTGTAGTTAATACAATTTTCGAACTGTTTACAGAAGTCTCATAACACTCTATAATGTATTGTGTTGTACAcgcttgtgtttttgtgtgcgtaAGGAGCgtgtgcgagagagagagagagagagagagagagagagagagagagagagaatggtAAAATAAAAGGCTGGGGTTGGGCATATGATTAGCTTTTATTTCAGCACCACCGTTTTGACCAGCGAGTAACTagatttttaaaagtaactaaatctCCACCTGCGTCCGGATCCCCCTTGGGGACAGGGAGGAAATTACACTTTTTAATCTGAAAATGCGATTCTTTTTGCGTTCCCCGCAATATTCAAAAGTTGTACTCTGAATAGCGTACTAATCAAAATATACTATTATAAAAAAGAAGAgagaataaaaacaaaaagaaaagaaaagaaaaccaGTCTAATGAAGAGAGTATCACTAAGATAAGTGTATAGCAATATGCCCAATTTAAAGTGAAGTTAATTGCTGAAgccaaattattattattattatctgtgAAAGAAAATTATGAAAGAAAATTATGTCGGCTACTTTTTATTGGAattcatgtatatttttatattctatcttgctatttaaatattaataatattttacttttttgtaaaaaatagcatCCCTAAAAATTATTTAGAGAGATTATTTTCAAGGGCTACACATCCTCATCCCCGCAACCAGAAAGGGCTGGTTTCCTTTTAGAAGCAGCAAACCATCTATTGGAGGAGTGAGAGCTTAGCTCTGTACCAATCATAGTTTAGAATGTACATGGGGATCCACTCCCTACCCCAGCCAGAAGAGGAGTACAATGAAGAGAGCGGCAGTGCTAACCGAACGACGGTTTATGGAGctcattttttaatcaaaaggAGGATGCGTCGGGTAGacataaatatttgaaaatgacGAATAATAATTTGTTGTTCTGTGAACATAAGATAAAGAGTGCTTAATGGGAAGAATTGACCCATCAGCGAAATGAGACACGGGAGGATCGGACGGTGGAAACAGGCAGCGCTTTGGCTGTTTGATTTCTGTCTATTGTGGATTACGGTTGGAGCTCAGATTCGCTACACAATACCCGAGGAGTTAAAGGAAGGATCTGTAGTTGGAAACATCGCTAAGGATCTTGGTTTTGACATTGCAGATATCGCCGAGCGTAAGTTGCGGATAGCATCCGAGACAAATAAACAGTATTTTGCTGTAGATTCAGGGAAGGGTGAACTGGTAGTTAATGGCAGAATAGACAGAGAGACGCTCTGTGGACAAAGCGTCAGTTGTTTAATGTCGCTGCAGATCGTTATTGAGAATCCATTACAGTTGCATAAGGTAGAGATAGaaatacaagacaaaaatgaCAACGCACCAAACTTCCAAACAAAAGATGGCACATTAGAAATACCTGAATTGATCGCTCCAGGCGCACGATTTACTCTTGAAAGTGCTGAAGATCAAGATGTTGGTAGCAATAGCTTGAAGTCctacatattaaacaacaacgATTTTTTTCGTCTTAACGTAAAAACTCTTAAAAATGGAAGAAAGGTACCAGAACTTGTGGTTGAAAAACCTCTAGACAGAGAGAAACAATCTATACATAAGCTTATATTAACAGCATTAGATGGTGGCAATCCAGTCAAATCAAGCACGTGTGCTTTGCAGGTTATTGTTCAAGATATAAATGACAACGAACCAAAATTTGAGGTTACTGCATACAAAGCATCTATTCTGGAAAGCGCCCTTGTTGGCTCAAGTGTGATACAAATAAAAGCGACTGACTTGGATGAAGGTCTTAATGGTGAAatacaatatttgttttgtgCGCACTCGCCTGAAACTGTAAGAACCGCTTTTAGTGTGAATGGTGATACGGGTGAAATAGCAGTAATTGGAAACCTAGATTATGAAgcaatacatacatatacatttgaTGTCTGTGCTAAAGACAAAGGGAATCCAGAGCTAAAGGGACAGTCGTCGGTTCAAATTGATATCATAGATGAGAATGACCATCCTCCAGAAATTCTATTGACATCTTTACCTAACCCTGTGCCTGAAAACGCCACAATTGGCACTGTAGTAGCTCTGATTAACGTTAAAGATTTGGACTCCGGTGAAAATGgaaaaattaacctattaatctcTCCGGGTGCGCCTTTTAAATTGAAACCATCTTTTGATAACCATTATTCGTTAATTACTGAAACTTTTTTAGACCGTGAGGTTCATTCTGAATATAACGTTGAAATAGAAGCCACAGACTCCGGTGTACCACCCTTAAAATCTGTGGCGACTGTAAATGTTAAAGTACTTGATGTAAACGACAATCCCCCACTATTCTCACAGTCTTCGTATAACATTTATGTAAAAGAAAATAACCAGGCAGGTGTTTCATTGTTTTCTATAACTGCTACTGATATTGACCAAGATAAGAACGCTATAGTGACGTATTCAATAATGGATTTAAATTCAAATCACGTGCCAGCATCatcttatttttatattaattccGAGAATGGAACTATGTACAGCATGAGCTCATTTGATTATGAAAAGGTCAAATTGTTTAGTGTTGTAGTGCAGGCGAAAGATCATGGGTCGCCATCTCTGAGTAGCAACGCCACGGTGCATGTGTTTATTCTGGACCAAAACGATAATGCACCAGCCGTCATTTATCCCTCCACAGTAACGGGGTCTGTCTCACATCAGAAGATGCCCCGTTCAGCTAAAACAGGACATCTTGTTACTAAGGTAACAGCAGTGGACGCTGACTCGGGCCATAACGCCTGGATTTTCTACAGGCTCGCGGAGGCCACGGACGCGTCTCTGTTTAATGTGAATTTACATACAGGAGAGGTGAGGACTAAACGCTCTGTTTCAGAACAGGATGACTCATCTCAAAGACTGGTAATTGAGATAAAGGATAACGGAGAGCCAATCCAGTCCACCACTGTTACTGTGGATATTATACTAGAGGACGGGTTTCATGAGCCCATTTCCGACAAACGTAAAATCAGATCGGAAGTCGACAAGAAAACCGGCAAAATCACATTATGTCTGATCATCTCTTTGGCTTCTGTATCTTTGTTGTGTCTGATGACATTTTttatcttactggtaaaatgtGCACGAGGTAGTAGTGGCAGCTCAAGCTGCTGTATTAGGAGAACAAATTCTGGATATTCGAATCCCAACAGAAACCTACAGATCCAGCTCAACACTGACGGACCAATTAAGTATGTAGAGGTTCTGGGAGGTGACATGATGTCTCAAAGTCAGTCTTTTGGATCCTATCTCTCCCCAATGTCAGAATTCAGTGATTTTACCCTCGTTAAGACCAACAGCACTACAAACTTTACAGACACGCTTAACGTGCTTGATGCGTCATTACCAGACAGCGCGTGGACGTTCGAGAGTCAACAGgtgagataaaaaataaaatgtcattagaTCTGCATTAATGGTGTATTGTATTGCTGCTATATCTGCTGTTGTTCAGTTCAGAACCATGGACAGCGCCACGAGTGTGCTTTTCGGTCTTttaacagaattttttttttctttcttaataAGGTTATATTACATTACATACCTTCACGCATTAAATGTTTTGCAAATtgtttaaaacgttttttttttttttttttgaggaattAGTTAAATTTGTTCACTTTTAGCTCGAAGCTGCGTTCCATCTGGATGAAATACGCAAATAATGTAAGCAAAGCGAAAAACAGTTGTGCTCATGCAAGACATTAGAAACTATTATTAAAACACTATGCCATGAGCTTAGGAATCGTTGGTACATCCAGCaactattttaattaaagaactGCTATGAAGATAAGAtattaattaaagaaatgtcACATTTGTAAAATGTAGAAGTCAGCGCCTAAATTGAGAAACTTTCCCGGTTTCACAGACCTAAGGCTAAAGGCTAGTCCAAACTAAAAGGTGTCTTaactaaaaaatatattgccATGACATATGTCAAAATctacccgttctcaccaagatgcgcacaaatgacacgcagtgtcaccatcgtgcaatagatacgccaaactCCGACCCTGCGCGCACATGacacgccagtccttcccactCACCCACacggcgaatcgtttcgtgacgttttatttattgttttctcattttcttccttctttttaaaccattttcgcttgggtttagggttagatttcacatttgtttaagcaggttatttaatatacaggtttctctatgtttttatctatatttaagccatggtcgcttggagttggggttagagttggggtttgggttaggatgtcatttttatataacaaaaagttgttctaaccctaaacccaagcgaaaatggtaaaaaaaacagaaaacaaatgagaaaacaataaacaaaacgtcacgaaacgattcgccatataagtgaatgggaaggactggcgtatcatatgcacgcaaaatcggaatttggcgtatctattgcacgataatgacactgcgtgtcattacgctttttggtgagaatgttaaaatatgtcattGTTAATGTTTTAACCTTAAGATGCaaaccagtaatgttttttcagGTACTTTTTATAAAAGcgacttaaatatcctaatttaaATAAGGCATAGTGCTGGAGTAAGATAAACTTTGTGAAATCGGGCCTAAATTTTTAACTTTCATGTTTGCAGTAAATGGGTAGGTCTGAAACTGAGACAGTGGgacctttctttttttaaatctataaTAAAAATCTATACatctataaaaaataaatataaaatgtaataataattttaaacaataaatatatattgtaattatacaataatatatatatatatatatatatatatatatatatatatatatatatatatatatatatatatatatatatatatatatatatatatatatatatatatatatatatatgcgtCTATGTCGGAGCTGCTTTAATTATTCACTGACCATATACAACGGCCTCTGTTCAGCACCAACACTTTGGACAGCGAACATGAACACACGTTCTTTCTTTTTATAAAGAATATATAAATTAGCTCTTATTCAAGGCTGTACAAATACAAATGGTAACACGCTGAAAGTGTAGTAGCAGATTAATTCTACACAAATATTTGACCGTCAAAGTatacaatacaatataatatagagCACACTGCACCAccagatgaacacaaaaaaacagaGGTCTGGTTATAcgactgaaaaaaaaagaaaaggaagCCATCTATTGGACAAGAAAGTGTTGAGGTCTGTACCAATCATGTATTAGACCACACAAAAGGATCTACTCCCTCCCCCAGCGAGAGGAGGAGTATGGTGAGAGCTATAGAGTCAGAGGAAACATGCACGGGTTGTGATGCGGACGAAGCGATGAAAAGacgtatttttttgaaaatgtgaaaaacgcTTTATTCATGTGTGTGGATATAAAAAAGCATTTATTGATGGGATATCAAGCTTAGCAAAGAAATGAGACGCAGGAGGATCGGCGATTGGAAATGGGCAGCGCCTCGGCTGTTCGGTTTCTGTCTATTGTGGATTACCGTTGGAGCTCAGATTCGCTACACAATACCCGAGGAGTTAAAGGAAGGATCTGTCGTTGGGAACATTGCTAAAGATCTTGGTTTTGACGTTTCAGATATCGCCGAGCGTAAGTTGCAGATAGCATCTGAGTCCAATGAACAATATTTTGGTGTGGATTTAGGGAAGGGTGAATTGATAGTTAATGGTAGAATAGACAGAGAGACGCTCTGTGGACAAAGCGTCAGTTGTTTATTGCCATTGCAGATCGTTATTGAGAATCCATTACAAATGCATAGGGTCGAGATAGAAATACAAGACATAAATGACAATGCACCAAGTTTTCATACAAAAGAAGGTACATTAGAAATAAACGAATTAATTGCTCCAGGCGCACGGTTTACTCTTGAAAGTGCCGAGGACCTCGATGTTGGCGGCAATAGCCTAAAGACTTACTCTCTAAGCAATAACTATTTTTTTCGTCTCaatgtaaaaactttaaaagatGGAAGAATGATACCGGAGCTTGTCGTAGAAAAGCCTTTAGATAGAGAAAAGCAGTCCATACACAAGCTAATATTAACAGCCCTGGATGGTGGTAATCCAGTCAAGTCTGGCACATCCTTACTGAACATAATTGTTCAAGATATAAACGACAACGAACCCAAATTTGAGGTTGCTGCATACAAAGCATCTGTTTTAGAAGGGGCAACTGCTGGCACTAgtgtaattaaaataaaagcCACTGACTTGGATGAAGGTGTTAATAGTGAAGTACAGTATTTTTTCGGTGCGCACACGCCTGAACCAGTAAGATCAGCTTTTAGTGTAAACGCTGACACCGGAGAAATCACAGTGAATGGAAAGCTAGATTACGAAACCAAACAGTTATATACATTTGATGTTTGCGCGAAAGACAAGGGTAATCCAAGGTTGGAGGGGCAGTCATCTGTCCAAATTGATATCATAGATGAGAATGACAATCCCCCAGAAATAATCCTGACGTCTTCACCGAGTCCTGTACCTGAAAACGCGACAGTTGATACTGTAGTAGCTCTGATTAAAGTAAAAGATTTGGATTCCGGTGATAATGGCAAAGTTGAGCTGTTTGTCTCTCCGGATGTTCCTTTTAAATTGAAACCCTCTTTTCTTAACCATTATTCGTTGATAACTAAATCTTTTTTAGACCGCGAAGTTCAATCTGAATATAATGTACTAATACAGGCCACGGACTCCGGTGTACCACCATTAGAAACTGCGAAaactataaatataaaaatatttgatgtGAATGACAATGCTCCACTCTTCTCACGGTCTTCCTATAACATttatattaaagaaaataaccaGGCAGGTGTGTCATTGTTTACTGTAACTGCTACTGATATTGACCAATATAAGAACGCTATTGTGACGTATTCAATAAGTGATTTGAATTCAGAACACGTGCCAGCATCatcttatttttatattaattccGAGAATGGAACTATTTACAGCATGAGCTCATTTGATTATGAAAAGGTAAAACTGCTCAGTGTTGTGGTGCAGGCAAAAGATCATGGGTCACCATCTCTGAGTAGCAACGCCACGGTGCATGTGTTTGTTCTGGACCAAAACGATAATGCACCAGCCGTCATTTATCCCTCCACAGTAACGGGGTCTGTATCCCATCAGAGGATGCCCCGTTCTGCTAAAGCAGGACATCTTGTTACTAAAGTAACAGCAGTGGACGCTGACTCGGGTCATAACGCCTGGATTTTCTACAGGCTCGCGGAGGCCACGGACGCGTCTCTGTTTAATGTGAATTTACATACAGGAGAGGTGAGGACTAAACGCTCTGTTTCAGAGCAGGATGATTCCTCTCAGAGACTGATAATTGAGATAAAGGATAACGGAGAGCCAATCCAGTCCACCCAAGTTACAGTGGATATATTACTAGAGGACGGATTTCATGAACCTGTTTCAGACAATCGTAAGATCAGACCGGACGTCGACAAGAAAACCGGCAAAGTCACATTATATCTGATCATTTCTTTGGCTTCTGTATCTTTGTTGTGTCTGATGACATTTTTCATCTTACTGGTGAAATGTGCACGAGGTAGTAGTGGCAGCTCAAGTTGCTGTATTAGGCGAACACATTCTGGATATACGAATCCCAACAGAAACCTTCAGATACAACTCAACACTGACGGACCCATTAAGTATGTGGAGGTTCTGGGAGGTGACATGATGTCTCAGAGTCAGTCTTTCGGCTCTTATCTCTCTCCAATGTCCGAATTCAGTGATTTTACCCTCGTTAAACCCAGCAGCACCACAAACTTTACTGACACGCTAAACGTGCTTGATGCTTCATTACCAGACAGCGCGTGGACATTCGAAAGCCAACAGGTGAGACAAAGAATAATATGTAATTAACTCAATATCAATGGAGAGTTGCACATTATCAGTTTTAGAAACAGTGCACAAATCTAATGTAAGTGACTGTAGTTCAGTTCAGAACCATGGACAGCGCTGTGAGTGGGCTTTACAGTTAAAAGCGGAAACTTTTTATTTCTGTGTCTTTCTGAGGTTTCATGTCAGAGTTGCAATGCGCTGTATACATTGAACATAATGTCGCTCATTAAATGTCACACACGTCGATTTTTCTGCAACAATACTGATAATAAAGGACACTAGTTGAATGTATTCACCTTTAGAGCTGCGCTCCATCCAGATTAAATAAgcaacaaatattttaaagacaTAAGTCTAGAAACTACATACAGTTAAGCTCTTTTCAGACAACATGCGGTTCTTGAAAGAACTAAAACGTTCCAATGAGCGTGTCAAATTTTGGTATATGCAGCTATCTCACCTGAATggacaaaaaattttttaatcTTCCCTGTTTGGAAATAAACTTTGGGcatgtctgagaccgagactaTGGGACCGTGATGgttaaaatatttactttataaGAATTATGACTTCCATTGTAGCTTTACGTATTACGCGTGTACACATTAATTTAATAGTGTCATATAATTATTGAAAGGACAGCTCGATATGCATCAGCAGAGTTTGGGCTGCATAGAATATACCCTGACCGTAGATTTGTCACTGTTCAACACCAGCATTTTGGACAGAGTATTAGCACAAGCTTTTCACGTTTTCTCCGCTAATAATATAGACAGAGAATTCGGGggtaaaagttttttataaagtttGGTAAGATTTATTTGTTGGTTGCTAACCTAAGTGTGCTTTCTTTACTTTAGTGAATAAGTTAACAAAATTGCTGTGGAATACAAATGTATAATAATCGCCCTGTTTATGCACACATTGGGGCATAAATTTGTGTGTTTATCGAAAAGCCTTGATAAACATTGCTTACTGCCGGCAAAAAAAAATGGTGTTCGTAACAATAATGATTTCAGAATATAAGATTAGTCACCAAAGGAGATATAAACGCCCGAACAGACTTGAAACGCAGGCTTGTGGAGTAGTTTAAACAGTGCgcatttctttttaatttattttttttattttttgaagcCATGTTTTGTGTATATTGAGTTTCTAGGCATAGTCAAAACGGCAGAGACTATCGTTAATGAAAAACCATTAATGCATTATTTCTTGGAAATGTTTAAGAACGTTAAGCCTGGTGGGTAATTCGTCTTTAGGGGCACTTTGGcattatgtttaaaaaacaaacataattgCAAAAGTTTCATTCTTATTTCCGGACCCTTAGACCTGGAAGCTCCTCTGGTTTTTAGTTCCAAATTTTGGTTTGAATACAAACGTTGCTGCATAGTAAATTCGTTtgatgttaaataaaaaataaaatatttttgaaacttagcttttaaaaaaattctgcataaATACAGATCTAAATGATTAGATAATGAAATAACATTTTAGCATGAAATAGCAAGTAATTTCCCCTAGCGACTTTAAACAGCACgattaaacaatttcaaatgtttaatagGCTATATAACGCTATGTTTGAATGCTGATAATTTGTAGCTTGGACTTTGCATCAACGCAAATATTAAATAAGTAGCAAAGAATTAATATTAACCGAGCTGCATGCACGTGTAAAAGCACAATTCACCAACAGATGCCGCATAACACAAACGACAGAGGCCTGGTTATGCCAGGAAAACAGAAAATCATCTATTGGACGAGAGAGTGTTGAGCTCTGTACCAGTCATGTATGAGACCGCACAAAAGGATCTACTCCCTCCCCCAGTAAGAGGAGGAGTATGATGAGAGCTGTAGAGTCAGAGGAAACATGCACGGTTTGTGAGGATGAGGGAGCGCTGAGTAGACTTAATTGATTGAAAATGAGGAATAACGTTCTGTTTATCTGTGAACATATACGAACAATTTATTGATGGGAATATCAAGCTCAACAAAGAAATGAGACGCAGGAGGATCGGCGATTGGAAATGGGCAGCGCCTCGGCTGTTCGGTTTCTGTCTATTGTGGATTACAGTTAGAGCTCAGATTCGCTACACGATACATGAGGAGTTAAAAGAAGGATCTGTCGTTGGAAACATCGCTAAGGATCTTGGTTTGGTCATTTCAGATATCGCCGAGCGTAAGTTGCACATAGCATCTGCGTCCAGTGAACAGTATTTCGGTGTGGATTCAGGGAAGGGTGAATTGGTAGTTAATGGCAGAATAGACAGAGAGACGCTTTGTGGACAAAGCGCCAGTTGTCTAATGCCATTGCAGATCGTTATTGAGAACCCATTACAAATGCATAGGGTCGAGATAGAAATACAAGACATAAATGACAATGCACCAAGCTTTCACACAAAAGATGCCATATTGAAAATACATGAATCAATTGCTCCAGGTGCACGATTTACCCTTGAAAATGCGGAGGACCTCGATGTTGGCAGCAATAGCCTAAAAACGTATTCTCTAAGTAATAACAATTATTTCCGTCTTAATGTAAAAACTCTACAAGATGGAAGAATGATACCGGAGCTTGTCGTAGAAAAGTCTTTAGACAGAGAGAAACAGTCCATACACAAGTTAATATTAACAGCAGTTGATGGTGGCAATCCGGTCAAATCTGGCACATCCTTATTGAACATAATTGTTCAAGACATGAATGACAACGAGCCAAAATTTGATGTTTCTACTTACAAGGCATCGGTTCTAGAAAGCGCTACGGTTGGTACAAGTGTGCTCACAATCAAAGCGACCGACCTGGATGAAGGGGTCAATGGCGAAATACTGTATTTTTTCGGTGCGCACACGCCTGAACCTGTAAAAACCGCTTTTAGTGTAAACGCTGATACCGGTGAAGTGACGGTGAATGGAAAACTAGATTACGAGAACAAAAAGTCATATACGTTTGAGGTTTGCGCGAAAGACAAAGGCAATCCAGAGCTAGAGGGGCAGTCATCTGTTCAGATTGATATCATAGATGAGAATGACAATCCTCCAGAAATTATCCTGACGTCTTCACCGAGTCCTGTGCCTGAAAATGCGACTGTTGGAACTGTGGTTGCTTTAATTAACGTAGACGATTTGGATTCTGGTGATAATGGCAAAGTTGAGCTGTTTGTCTCTCCGGATGTTCCTTTCAAATTGAAACCCTCTTTTCTTAACCATTATTCGTTGATAACTAAATCTTTTTTAGACCGTGAGGTTCGATCTGAATATAATGTACTAATACAGGCCACGGACTCCGGTGTACCGCCATTAGAAACTGCGAAaactataaatataaaaatagttGATGTGAATGACAATGCTCCACTGTTCTCACAGTCTTCGTATAACATttatataaaagaaaataacaagGCAGGTGTGTCATTGTTTTCTGTAGCTGCTACTGATATTGACCAAGGTAATAACGCCATGGTGACGTATTCTATTCTGGATTTAAATTCAGATCACGTGCCAGCATCATcgtatttttatattaattccGAGAATGGAACTATTTACAGCATGAGCTCATTTGATTATGAAAAGGTCAAATTGTTCAGTGTTGTAGTGCAGGCGAAAGATCATGGGTCCCCATCTTTGAGTAGCAACGCCACGGTTCATGTGTTTGTTCTGGACCAAAACGATAATGCACCCGCCGTCATTTATCCCTCCACAGTAACGGGGACTGTCTCACATCAGAAGATGCCCCGTTCAGCTAAAACAGGACATCTTGTTACTAAGGTAACAGCAGTGGACGCTGACTCGGGCCATAACGCCTGGATTTTCTACAGGCTTGCGGAGGCCACAGACGCGTCTCTGTTTAATGTGAATTTACATACAGGCGAGGTGAGGACTAAACGCTCTGTTTCAGAGCAGGATGACTCCTCTCAAAGACTGGTAATTGAGATAAAGGATAATGGAGAGCCAATCCAGTCCACCACTGTTACTGTGGATATATTACTAGAGGACGGGTTTCCTGAGCCCATTTCAGACAATCGTAAGATCAGACCGGAAGTCGACAAAAAAACCGGCAAAATCACATTATATCTGATCATTTCTTTGGCTTCTGTATCTTTGCTGTGTCTGATGACATTTTTCGTCTTACTGGTGAAATGCGCACGAGGTAGTAGTGGCAGCTCAAGTTGCTGTATTAGGAGAACAAATTCTGGATATACGAATCCCAACAGAAACCTTCAGATCCAGCTCAACACTGACGGACCCATTAAGTATG contains the following coding sequences:
- the LOC129447072 gene encoding protocadherin gamma-C5-like isoform X21, encoding MRHGRIGRWKQAALWLFDFCLLWITVGAQIRYTIPEELKEGSVVGNIAKDLGFDIADIAERKLRIASETNKQYFAVDSGKGELVVNGRIDRETLCGQSVSCLMSLQIVIENPLQLHKVEIEIQDKNDNAPNFQTKDGTLEIPELIAPGARFTLESAEDQDVGSNSLKSYILNNNDFFRLNVKTLKNGRKVPELVVEKPLDREKQSIHKLILTALDGGNPVKSSTCALQVIVQDINDNEPKFEVTAYKASILESALVGSSVIQIKATDLDEGLNGEIQYLFCAHSPETVRTAFSVNGDTGEIAVIGNLDYEAIHTYTFDVCAKDKGNPELKGQSSVQIDIIDENDHPPEILLTSLPNPVPENATIGTVVALINVKDLDSGENGKINLLISPGAPFKLKPSFDNHYSLITETFLDREVHSEYNVEIEATDSGVPPLKSVATVNVKVLDVNDNPPLFSQSSYNIYVKENNQAGVSLFSITATDIDQDKNAIVTYSIMDLNSNHVPASSYFYINSENGTMYSMSSFDYEKVKLFSVVVQAKDHGSPSLSSNATVHVFILDQNDNAPAVIYPSTVTGSVSHQKMPRSAKTGHLVTKVTAVDADSGHNAWIFYRLAEATDASLFNVNLHTGEVRTKRSVSEQDDSSQRLVIEIKDNGEPIQSTTVTVDIILEDGFHEPISDKRKIRSEVDKKTGKITLCLIISLASVSLLCLMTFFILLVKCARGSSGSSSCCIRRTNSGYSNPNRNLQIQLNTDGPIKYVEVLGGDMMSQSQSFGSYLSPMSEFSDFTLVKTNSTTNFTDTLNVLDASLPDSAWTFESQQQKPPNPDWRFPPNQRPGPSGAGAHPDGAGPGAGVIAGTGPWPNPPTEAEQLQALMAAANASEATATLGPRYNPQYGPDYRQNVYIPGSTATLTANPQQQVLQQALPPPQALPPTEAPKAAQTPASKKKPTKKDKK
- the LOC129447072 gene encoding protocadherin gamma-C5-like isoform X3, encoding MRHGRIGRWKQAALWLFDFCLLWITVGAQIRYTIPEELKEGSVVGNIAKDLGFDIADIAERKLRIASETNKQYFAVDSGKGELVVNGRIDRETLCGQSVSCLMSLQIVIENPLQLHKVEIEIQDKNDNAPNFQTKDGTLEIPELIAPGARFTLESAEDQDVGSNSLKSYILNNNDFFRLNVKTLKNGRKVPELVVEKPLDREKQSIHKLILTALDGGNPVKSSTCALQVIVQDINDNEPKFEVTAYKASILESALVGSSVIQIKATDLDEGLNGEIQYLFCAHSPETVRTAFSVNGDTGEIAVIGNLDYEAIHTYTFDVCAKDKGNPELKGQSSVQIDIIDENDHPPEILLTSLPNPVPENATIGTVVALINVKDLDSGENGKINLLISPGAPFKLKPSFDNHYSLITETFLDREVHSEYNVEIEATDSGVPPLKSVATVNVKVLDVNDNPPLFSQSSYNIYVKENNQAGVSLFSITATDIDQDKNAIVTYSIMDLNSNHVPASSYFYINSENGTMYSMSSFDYEKVKLFSVVVQAKDHGSPSLSSNATVHVFILDQNDNAPAVIYPSTVTGSVSHQKMPRSAKTGHLVTKVTAVDADSGHNAWIFYRLAEATDASLFNVNLHTGEVRTKRSVSEQDDSSQRLVIEIKDNGEPIQSTTVTVDIILEDGFHEPISDKRKIRSEVDKKTGKITLCLIISLASVSLLCLMTFFILLVKCARGSSGSSSCCIRRTNSGYSNPNRNLQIQLNTDGPIKYVEVLGGDMMSQSQSFGSYLSPMSEFSDFTLVKTNSTTNFTDTLNVLDASLPDSAWTFESQQQKPPNPDWRFPPNQRPGPSGQHRFHTLQQRWTPYEKSRAGAHPDGAGPGAGVIAGTGPWPNPPTEAEQLQALMAAANASEATATLGPRYNPQYGPDYRQNVYIPGSTATLTANPQQQVLQQALPPPQALPPTEAPKAAQTPASKKKPTKKDKK